The following is a genomic window from Dama dama isolate Ldn47 chromosome 4, ASM3311817v1, whole genome shotgun sequence.
GGCCTAGGAGTTCCGGCCCTACCCCAGTTGCACCGATTCCGGGCCCAGATTTTGGGGCGCAGTCCAGAATAAACTCCGGTAAATAACTCCGGTGTTCTGGAATCTCAGTCCCGACTCCTCGAGTATCCAGACCCTTTGTCCTCACGTCCCACATAAAAGTTCACACGACCTCACCACTGGGCAGGCTTCCTGGAACTTGGGGTCCCAAGTCCCTCATCTCCTATAGGGGTCCGGGAGACCCAGTTCCCTGATCCATTAAGGAACACAAAGTCTGGACACATCTCTAGACGTCTCCCGATTAGGGGTCACGGACTTCGGGCATGCAGCCCCAGAACCACGGTCCCAAACCCTTGTCGCACAGCCCCGCCCTCTGGAGCCCAAGCCCCGCCCAACCGGGACCCTGCCTCGCCCCCGCAGTCGCACCTGCGCGGTGGCCGCCGGCGGCCCCGAGGGCAGCCCGGGCGGGGGCGTGCCCAGGCGAAGAGCGAGGGGAGGCCGAGCCGCAGGAGCCGGGCCCCGGGGAGGGTGCGGGAGTGCGCACCGGTGAGGGCGCTGGCGACGCGCCGCCCGGGGGCGGCGGGCTGGGAGGGAGCCCGTGCTCCAGCAGGAAGGCGTCCAGGTCCACGTACTCCACGTCGCCGAACGGCAGTGTCCGCTCCCACAGTAGCGGCGCCAACAAACCCGGGCCGGGCGCAGCCCCCGGGCGTCCCCTCGGGGACCCACCGCCCACCACCGCCCCAGCTGAAGCATCCGCCGGGCCCGCCGTCTCCAGGCCCGGCCCGGGGACTGTTGCCGCTGGCGGGGGCGCCTTGCGCTCCTTTTCCTTCAGGAGACCTGCGGGCCAGGGAaagagggcagggtggggaggaagaggaagagaagagataaAGAATCAACTCCGAGTGGAGAGAAACGCGAGGAACGAGGGGATAGATCCCCGCACCGCAGAGATCCAGAGAGCGGGGACACagaaaggaggtgggagagagaccGGAGAACGAGAGCAAGGACCcagagagaggaggaaacagaggctcagagccgGAGAGAGAGACCCAGAAAGCATGAACAGAGACGGGGACGGTGGACCAGGAGAGGGGCGGAGACTCAGAAAGAGCCGAGGACAGGGATGCAAAGAGGGATGGGGAAAGAGACCCAGGAAGGGGAGCGGAAATTCAGACAGAGGTAGGTGGAGGGTTGGGCAGgtgagagaaaaaaatgacaactcTGTAATCACTCTGTAATCTacaacctcccccccccccccccccacacacacacccggcGCACAGTACTCCCTTCTCCCCGCCTCCACACTCTTTAAGGCGGCAGGAAGGGGCTCTATTCCTGGGGAACATTCCTCATCCCTAGACGCCATGTGACCCCAGGAGGCCCCGCCCAAGCCCGTGTAACAACCGTGTGAGCCTTCGACAcaccccctcccttctccccggACCCCAGGGGTCCAGGCGCTCGGAACCAAAAGGAAGACGGGGCTGGGGCCTAGAGTCTTGAGTCCTCTGGTGGACTGGCGTGAGGGCCGGTACTTTTGGGTCCTGGGAGCTAGGGGTCTAAACACCTAAGTACTGGGGTATTTAAAGGTTGGACTTTGGGTATTTACAGAGGATGGACTCTTGGCACTTAGAAGGTAGCTGGGGACCCCTCCCCGCACTTGAGTCCCTAAGGGAGTCCGGTGTCTGAGTTGGGTGAGATGGGGGCTAGAACTCACAGCTAGTTGGCTCTTTGGGCTTGCTGGTCCCCTGCAGAAGGCTTCGCAGCCCAAGCAGCGCTCCCCCACCAGGGGGGGCTCCAGTCgggcctcccagcagcagggggGCCGGGGTCCTGTCGCTCACAGGCCGCGCCATCGCCCGGCACCTGCCCGCAGGCTCACGGATTCATGGAGAGGCGA
Proteins encoded in this region:
- the DBP gene encoding D site-binding protein isoform X1, with amino-acid sequence MARPVSDRTPAPLLLGGPTGAPPGGGALLGLRSLLQGTSKPKEPTSCLLKEKERKAPPPAATVPGPGLETAGPADASAGAVVGGGSPRGRPGAAPGPGLLAPLLWERTLPFGDVEYVDLDAFLLEHGLPPSPPPPGGASPAPSPVRTPAPSPGPGSCGSASPRSSPGHAPARAALGAAGGHRAGLTSRDTPSPVDPDTVEVLMTFEPDPADLALSSIPGHETFDPRRHRFSEEELKPQPIMKKARKIQVPEEQKDEKYWSRRYKNNEAAKRSRDARRLKENQISVRAAFLEKENALLRQEVVAVRQELSHYRAVLSRYQAQHGAL
- the DBP gene encoding D site-binding protein isoform X2; translation: MASRDEECSPGIEPLPAALKSVEAGRREYCAPGLLKEKERKAPPPAATVPGPGLETAGPADASAGAVVGGGSPRGRPGAAPGPGLLAPLLWERTLPFGDVEYVDLDAFLLEHGLPPSPPPPGGASPAPSPVRTPAPSPGPGSCGSASPRSSPGHAPARAALGAAGGHRAGLTSRDTPSPVDPDTVEVLMTFEPDPADLALSSIPGHETFDPRRHRFSEEELKPQPIMKKARKIQVPEEQKDEKYWSRRYKNNEAAKRSRDARRLKENQISVRAAFLEKENALLRQEVVAVRQELSHYRAVLSRYQAQHGAL